The Algoriphagus sp. TR-M9 genome has a window encoding:
- a CDS encoding DUF5675 family protein, with the protein MDLVLNREYYPGGTNGVLLQDASMLCKCIEPPAAYFKPLISCIAEGIYELELIPDNQTQRIRLFRCPNGIRSGIPIEVEISTITMERNIVPVSEITGEGRGTPSPKAWQNLLDLVGQALQQGEKATLEIRSYPENALNLTFHQIEWMD; encoded by the coding sequence ATGGATCTGGTATTGAACCGGGAATACTACCCCGGAGGTACAAATGGTGTTTTGCTACAGGATGCCAGTATGCTATGCAAATGCATAGAACCTCCTGCAGCCTACTTCAAACCCTTGATCTCCTGTATTGCTGAAGGTATCTACGAACTCGAACTCATCCCGGACAATCAAACGCAGAGGATCAGATTGTTCAGGTGCCCAAACGGAATCAGGTCAGGAATACCCATAGAAGTAGAAATAAGTACCATAACAATGGAGCGGAACATAGTCCCGGTGTCTGAAATTACAGGAGAAGGGAGGGGAACGCCTAGCCCAAAAGCTTGGCAAAACCTCCTCGACCTGGTAGGTCAGGCACTTCAACAAGGTGAAAAGGCTACACTGGAGATAAGGAGCTATCCAGAAAATGCCCTAAACCTTACCTTCCATCAGATCGAATGGATGGACTGA
- a CDS encoding S-adenosylmethionine:tRNA ribosyltransferase-isomerase — MRIPAIDLKAYEYTLPDEKIAKFPLEKRDSSKLLHYKDGLISHLNFSDIPELLPAESLLVYNDTKVIPARLIFQRETGARIEVFLLQPISPTTVIPEIMLSKEPVTWETMIGNAKKWKDGEVLKGEIPYLGGKIVLKATLLDREKKQVQFSWDHSEVTFVDVVEASGEVPLPPYLNRKPDQEDKDRYQTVYSKNEGAVAAPTAGLHFTQEILDRLSHKGVQKTQVTLHVSAGTFQPIKAGSVTEHPMHSEQVVLHLKTLEQILPKIGNIIAVGTTSVRTLESIYWYGVKLLEGKGEEMSIEKLFPYEERQSLPTAKESYEAVLQHMKSSGKETLIGATEIFIFPGYTFKIVDGLITNFHQPGSTLILLIASILDDDWKKVYTEALENEYRFLSYGDSSLLWIPKDQD, encoded by the coding sequence ATGCGCATCCCAGCTATAGATTTAAAGGCTTACGAATATACATTACCCGATGAGAAAATCGCCAAATTCCCACTTGAAAAGCGAGACTCATCTAAGCTTTTACATTATAAAGATGGCTTGATTTCGCATTTAAATTTTTCGGATATACCCGAGCTCTTGCCGGCGGAGAGTTTGCTGGTCTATAATGATACCAAGGTGATTCCTGCCCGTTTGATTTTTCAGCGGGAAACTGGCGCCAGGATAGAAGTTTTCCTCTTACAGCCCATTTCTCCCACTACGGTGATTCCAGAAATCATGCTTTCCAAAGAACCCGTAACCTGGGAAACCATGATAGGAAATGCAAAAAAATGGAAAGATGGTGAAGTTCTCAAAGGAGAAATTCCCTACCTAGGCGGAAAAATAGTCTTAAAGGCTACGCTGCTTGATCGGGAGAAAAAACAAGTTCAATTCTCCTGGGACCATTCCGAGGTCACTTTTGTGGATGTGGTGGAAGCCAGTGGTGAGGTGCCATTGCCTCCCTACCTGAACAGAAAGCCAGATCAAGAGGACAAAGACCGCTACCAGACCGTTTATTCTAAAAATGAAGGTGCTGTAGCCGCCCCTACTGCTGGCCTGCATTTCACCCAAGAAATCCTGGACCGACTTTCCCATAAAGGAGTTCAAAAAACCCAGGTCACACTACACGTGAGCGCAGGGACATTCCAACCCATTAAAGCGGGTTCGGTAACAGAACACCCCATGCATTCCGAGCAGGTGGTTTTGCACCTAAAAACTCTGGAGCAAATACTTCCAAAAATCGGAAATATAATTGCCGTGGGCACGACGTCAGTCCGGACATTAGAAAGTATTTACTGGTACGGCGTCAAGCTTCTAGAGGGTAAGGGAGAGGAAATGTCTATAGAAAAACTATTCCCATATGAAGAAAGGCAGTCCTTACCCACTGCAAAAGAATCATATGAAGCGGTGCTCCAACATATGAAGTCAAGCGGCAAAGAAACCTTGATCGGAGCTACGGAAATATTCATTTTCCCAGGGTATACTTTTAAAATAGTAGATGGCTTGATCACCAATTTTCATCAGCCAGGCTCCACCTTGATTCTGTTGATTGCATCGATTTTAGACGATGACTGGAAAAAAGTCTATACCGAAGCACTAGAAAACGAATACAGATTCCTAAGTTATGGAGATAGCAGTTTGCTTTGGATACCAAAAGATCAGGATTAA
- a CDS encoding o-succinylbenzoate synthase, with the protein MSDYSRIHFQYIKRNLKFKFDAGTSRGVLREKEVFWIKAFFPGKPEVSGWGEAAPLVKLSPDDRPDFEAVLKSTLEQMSGELWDMEEGELLKQVGERISFKLPSIRFGVETAVLDLLNGGKKCILGNEFYQKNTPIAINGLIWMGDKGFMLSQIESKLAQGFSCIKMKIGAIDFQQELDLLGYIRARFSEDDIILRVDANGAFLPANALFKLQQLAQFGIHSIEQPIRAGQVELMRKLCQESPLPIALDEELIGVQDKATLLDKIQPPYIILKPTLLGGIAETKQWIAEAESRNIDWWMTSALESNIGLNAIAQLASNHHTAIPQGLGTGQLYHNNLASPLTITEGHLRYDLSQNWEDPA; encoded by the coding sequence ATGTCTGACTACAGTAGGATCCACTTCCAATACATCAAGAGAAACCTAAAGTTTAAATTTGATGCAGGTACCTCAAGAGGGGTTTTGAGGGAAAAAGAGGTCTTTTGGATCAAAGCATTTTTCCCGGGCAAACCTGAAGTTTCAGGTTGGGGAGAAGCGGCTCCTTTGGTTAAGCTGAGTCCGGATGACCGTCCTGATTTTGAAGCAGTTTTGAAAAGTACTTTGGAGCAAATGAGCGGGGAGTTATGGGACATGGAAGAGGGGGAATTGCTCAAACAGGTAGGAGAGCGTATTTCTTTTAAGCTACCAAGCATACGTTTTGGTGTGGAAACAGCAGTTTTAGATTTATTGAATGGGGGAAAGAAATGCATACTTGGAAATGAGTTTTATCAAAAGAATACTCCTATTGCTATCAATGGCTTGATCTGGATGGGAGACAAGGGTTTTATGCTTTCCCAAATTGAATCCAAATTGGCACAAGGGTTTTCCTGCATCAAAATGAAAATAGGTGCTATTGATTTTCAGCAGGAACTGGACTTGCTTGGCTATATCAGAGCGCGCTTTTCTGAGGATGATATTATTCTTCGGGTAGATGCAAATGGTGCTTTTTTGCCAGCTAATGCACTTTTCAAGCTTCAGCAACTGGCGCAATTCGGGATTCATAGCATAGAGCAGCCCATTAGGGCCGGGCAAGTAGAGTTGATGAGAAAGCTTTGTCAAGAATCCCCACTCCCTATAGCCTTGGATGAAGAGCTGATAGGCGTGCAAGATAAAGCTACTTTGCTGGACAAAATCCAGCCACCGTATATTATACTCAAACCGACTTTGCTAGGGGGAATAGCCGAGACCAAGCAATGGATCGCTGAGGCTGAATCCCGCAATATTGACTGGTGGATGACTTCTGCCTTGGAAAGCAATATTGGACTGAATGCCATAGCCCAGTTGGCATCAAACCATCATACCGCTATTCCTCAGGGATTGGGGACCGGGCAGCTTTATCATAATAATTTGGCATCTCCTCTGACCATTACTGAAGGACACTTGAGGTATGATTTGTCCCAAAATTGGGAGGATCCGGCTTAA
- a CDS encoding lactonase family protein produces the protein MKKLFSFFLFASLIWGCSPNKPTEVKEPTKTYSFLVGTYTDDPNQGINQLDFTPVTNSLEVRVIYPGIQNPSYVLANASGDKVFAVEEIHSETGGNILSLQRSNPSEALKQITTMPTFGDHPCYLALSPDERFITVANYSGGSVSVYKIEENAKLRHLQTEQHSGKSINEARQEAAHVHSTVFSSDGKFLLTADLGSDEITIYDFDPNSPEPLTINNTFKTQPGDGPRHMIFTPDGSELLVVQELTAALEIFDFQSGKLTSKQRVALMADTYKGEVGAAEVRISPDGNHVYASNRGEANSLTVYEKRDDGKYWGIQLVSSGGSMPRNFNLTADGKYLLSANQASNEVVVFERDPATGKLSETDLKVEIHKPVYLHRLAS, from the coding sequence ATGAAAAAACTGTTTTCCTTTTTTTTATTTGCCTCCCTAATCTGGGGATGTTCTCCCAATAAACCTACTGAAGTGAAAGAACCTACCAAAACGTATTCATTCCTTGTTGGAACCTACACAGATGATCCCAACCAAGGGATCAATCAGCTTGACTTCACTCCTGTAACTAACAGCCTGGAAGTTCGGGTAATTTATCCCGGCATTCAAAATCCTTCTTATGTTTTAGCCAATGCAAGTGGAGATAAAGTTTTTGCTGTGGAAGAAATCCACTCGGAAACCGGCGGAAACATCTTAAGCCTCCAGCGCAGCAATCCTTCCGAAGCGCTAAAACAAATAACAACAATGCCAACTTTTGGCGATCACCCTTGCTACCTGGCTCTTTCTCCTGATGAGCGATTTATCACCGTTGCCAACTACTCAGGCGGAAGTGTAAGTGTCTATAAAATTGAGGAAAATGCGAAGCTCAGGCATCTCCAAACCGAACAGCACAGCGGAAAAAGCATAAACGAAGCCAGGCAGGAAGCCGCACATGTGCACAGTACAGTTTTCAGCTCAGATGGAAAATTCCTTTTGACGGCAGATTTGGGTTCAGATGAAATCACCATATATGATTTTGACCCGAATTCCCCTGAGCCCCTCACTATAAATAATACCTTTAAAACTCAGCCTGGTGACGGGCCGAGACACATGATTTTTACACCCGATGGTTCAGAGCTTTTGGTGGTCCAGGAATTAACAGCTGCATTAGAGATATTTGATTTTCAGTCTGGAAAACTGACCTCAAAGCAGCGTGTAGCCTTAATGGCGGACACCTATAAAGGAGAAGTAGGCGCAGCAGAAGTCAGAATATCGCCGGATGGTAACCATGTATATGCATCCAACCGTGGTGAAGCCAACAGTCTGACAGTCTATGAAAAAAGAGATGATGGTAAATACTGGGGTATTCAACTGGTCAGCTCTGGAGGAAGCATGCCCAGAAACTTTAACCTGACAGCTGACGGTAAATATCTACTTTCCGCCAATCAGGCAAGCAACGAGGTGGTGGTCTTTGAGCGTGATCCCGCCACTGGCAAACTTTCCGAAACAGACTTAAAGGTAGAAATTCATAAACCAGTTTACCTACACAGATTGGCGAGTTAA
- a CDS encoding phosphoenolpyruvate carboxylase, with the protein MYTTYDTQVAKRFTIYNSLFLDLPFNDIYRTGTLLPILSSACQRGFEKGLTPKEIIAGFFDEMMPASTEKQKSDLLFQMIQYVERQVVLFDSVEDAAYEKVHDLDGKGSVKALINRVDNDNKREALIEKLKTFSVRLTLTAHPTQFYPGNVLGIITDLERAIRKDDLGEINLLLQQLGKTGFTKREKPSPYDEAISLIWYLENIFYHSISDIMIRLLGALEIPLHDWENPGLLKVGFWPGGDRDGNPFVTHQITKQVAERLKKWVLRCYNRDIRSLRKRLTFKHVEEIMLKVERGIYATLFENKNVYTSKDQLLGDLLEAREALITHHEGLFLELLDQFILKVKIFGFHFACMDMRQDSRKHDALWDEIFQIKGLEQPDTEDEQLKQILSIESLPDLSYFKDDFNKEILESFGVIDTIQQESGEEVLSRYIISNCQSRKHLLEVYQLAKLTLGEGKENLPLDIVPLFETIDDLAEAPEIMTSLYNLPEYKKHLAFRGNKQTIMLGFSDGTKDGGYLQANWSILRAKEELTRVSRENDIEVVFFDGRGGPPARGGGNMHNFYASLGEKVENSEIQVTIQGQTISANYGKQASCTYNMEQLLSAGLENHLYGDADKNLDESQRALIEELAGEAYEVYKQFKSHPKFVPYLEHVTPLKYFGKTNIGSRPLKRGKGGGLKFEDLRAIPFVGSWAQMKQNIPGFYGVGAAVETLEKRGKLDELKKLYENSLFFRALLGNSMQSLTKCFYPATAYLKEDKNYGGFWEIMYEEYLRSIDKLKAVSSMDELMGDNPMIKKSIEIRERIVLPLITIQQYAIQQGLESGKSNEILQKLILRSMFGIINAARNAA; encoded by the coding sequence ATGTACACAACCTATGACACCCAAGTAGCCAAGCGCTTCACTATTTACAACAGCTTATTTTTAGATCTCCCTTTCAATGACATTTACAGAACTGGTACCTTACTTCCTATTTTAAGTTCGGCCTGCCAGCGTGGATTTGAAAAAGGGCTGACGCCTAAGGAAATTATAGCTGGGTTTTTTGATGAAATGATGCCTGCTTCCACCGAAAAGCAAAAATCCGATCTGCTTTTTCAAATGATTCAATATGTAGAAAGGCAGGTCGTATTGTTTGACTCGGTAGAAGATGCCGCGTACGAAAAGGTACACGATCTGGACGGTAAAGGCTCGGTGAAAGCCTTGATCAATAGAGTGGATAATGACAATAAGCGGGAGGCTTTGATTGAAAAATTAAAAACCTTCTCCGTGAGGCTTACGCTCACTGCTCACCCTACACAGTTTTATCCTGGCAATGTACTGGGAATAATCACTGACCTAGAACGGGCTATCCGAAAAGATGATTTAGGAGAGATCAACTTGCTCCTTCAGCAGCTGGGCAAGACCGGCTTTACTAAAAGAGAAAAACCTAGTCCATATGATGAGGCAATCAGCCTGATATGGTATTTGGAAAATATATTCTACCATAGCATTTCTGACATAATGATCCGGCTACTCGGAGCTTTGGAAATACCTTTGCACGACTGGGAAAACCCGGGCTTGCTGAAAGTGGGCTTTTGGCCGGGAGGTGATCGGGATGGAAATCCATTTGTGACTCATCAGATCACCAAGCAAGTAGCTGAACGCTTGAAAAAATGGGTGTTGAGATGCTACAATCGGGATATTAGAAGTCTGAGAAAACGACTGACCTTCAAGCATGTGGAAGAAATCATGCTGAAAGTGGAAAGAGGGATCTACGCCACACTTTTTGAAAACAAGAATGTGTACACCTCAAAAGATCAACTACTAGGCGACCTACTAGAAGCTAGAGAAGCTTTGATCACCCATCATGAAGGCTTGTTCCTAGAGCTATTGGATCAGTTTATTTTAAAGGTGAAAATATTCGGGTTCCACTTTGCCTGCATGGACATGCGCCAGGACAGCCGTAAACATGATGCGCTTTGGGACGAAATCTTCCAGATCAAAGGGCTGGAGCAGCCAGATACTGAAGATGAGCAACTGAAGCAAATCCTTTCGATCGAAAGCCTTCCTGATCTATCCTACTTTAAAGATGATTTCAATAAAGAAATTCTAGAGTCTTTTGGCGTCATAGATACCATACAGCAGGAGAGTGGTGAGGAAGTTTTGAGCCGCTACATCATTTCTAACTGCCAATCCAGAAAGCATCTGCTGGAAGTTTATCAGCTTGCAAAGCTTACATTGGGCGAAGGGAAAGAAAATCTTCCGCTAGACATAGTGCCTTTGTTTGAGACCATAGATGATCTGGCAGAAGCTCCGGAGATTATGACCAGCCTTTACAATTTGCCAGAATATAAGAAGCACCTGGCCTTCAGAGGCAATAAGCAGACTATTATGCTAGGCTTCTCTGACGGAACTAAAGATGGAGGGTACTTGCAGGCTAACTGGTCTATCCTGAGAGCTAAAGAGGAACTGACCAGAGTGTCCAGAGAAAATGACATAGAAGTGGTCTTCTTTGATGGTAGAGGGGGACCTCCTGCTAGAGGTGGGGGAAATATGCATAATTTCTATGCTTCCTTAGGTGAGAAAGTGGAGAATTCCGAAATCCAGGTTACCATCCAAGGACAGACAATCTCGGCAAATTATGGCAAGCAGGCCTCTTGTACCTATAACATGGAGCAATTGCTCAGTGCAGGATTGGAAAATCACTTGTATGGAGATGCAGACAAAAATCTGGATGAAAGCCAACGTGCACTCATCGAAGAGCTAGCTGGAGAAGCCTATGAGGTTTATAAGCAATTCAAAAGTCATCCTAAGTTTGTTCCTTACCTGGAGCATGTGACTCCCTTGAAATATTTTGGTAAAACTAATATAGGATCCAGACCGCTGAAGAGAGGTAAGGGGGGAGGATTGAAGTTTGAAGATCTTCGGGCCATTCCTTTTGTAGGTTCTTGGGCGCAGATGAAGCAAAACATCCCGGGTTTCTATGGAGTAGGTGCGGCAGTAGAGACCTTAGAAAAGAGAGGTAAGCTGGATGAATTGAAAAAACTATATGAGAATAGCTTGTTTTTCAGGGCTTTGCTGGGTAATTCCATGCAGTCCTTGACGAAGTGTTTTTATCCGGCCACTGCCTATTTGAAAGAGGATAAGAATTATGGTGGGTTCTGGGAAATCATGTACGAAGAGTACCTCAGGTCTATCGATAAGCTCAAAGCAGTTTCTTCAATGGATGAGCTGATGGGAGATAATCCTATGATTAAAAAATCAATCGAGATCCGTGAGCGTATTGTTCTTCCTTTGATCACCATACAGCAGTATGCGATACAGCAAGGCTTAGAATCAGGAAAGAGCAATGAGATCCTTCAAAAGCTGATCCTGAGAAGTATGTTCGGGATAATCAACGCAGCGAGAAACGCCGCATAA
- a CDS encoding DUF4136 domain-containing protein, which translates to MKKFNFIALILLTAWMSSCVSSNVTVEEGANGEFDLQNYSSYEFLDVEVENSHNEDFKLAVDFLKDEINKQLSAQGLAYKDDGAELQINLGIVVEEKEQTRTTNLATDPFMYTGQRRYTWQSEEIVVNKYKEGSLTMHLVDSESNQAVWVGMVSKIIPSKTEKKQQAIADAVNDIFQEINKTNN; encoded by the coding sequence ATGAAAAAATTTAATTTCATTGCTCTGATTTTATTGACTGCCTGGATGAGCTCCTGTGTATCTTCAAATGTAACAGTGGAAGAGGGAGCAAATGGTGAATTTGATCTCCAAAATTACAGCTCGTATGAGTTTCTGGATGTAGAAGTAGAAAACTCACACAATGAAGACTTTAAGCTAGCTGTGGATTTTCTCAAAGATGAGATCAATAAGCAGCTGTCAGCCCAGGGCCTAGCTTACAAAGACGATGGTGCTGAGCTTCAGATCAACCTGGGTATAGTCGTAGAAGAAAAAGAGCAAACCCGTACTACCAACCTGGCTACTGACCCATTCATGTACACGGGGCAGCGCAGATACACCTGGCAAAGTGAAGAAATAGTGGTCAATAAGTACAAGGAAGGAAGTTTAACCATGCACTTGGTTGATTCTGAGTCCAATCAGGCCGTCTGGGTGGGCATGGTTTCCAAAATCATCCCTTCCAAAACAGAAAAAAAACAACAAGCCATTGCTGATGCAGTGAATGATATTTTTCAAGAAATCAACAAAACAAACAATTAA
- a CDS encoding porin family protein encodes MKKSIVLIALLAMICAGTAQAQNSLFSINYAVSIPTGNTSDYIDQASGRGIKLEYQRFLNRNFAIGGELGHYTLYKKETGKVYTEGSASLSGNQYRYQYSYPILVSGAYFPTTEGVLKPYAGLGIGTIAHDRRIDMGIFSSEETHWQFALRPELGLLVRPAQYIGFKVGAKYYQSFSGDGLDGQSNVGIDFGIVFIR; translated from the coding sequence ATGAAAAAGTCAATCGTTTTAATTGCACTTCTAGCTATGATTTGTGCTGGAACTGCTCAAGCCCAGAATTCATTATTCTCAATTAACTATGCCGTAAGTATTCCTACCGGCAATACTTCAGATTATATAGACCAAGCATCCGGAAGAGGTATTAAACTCGAATACCAACGGTTCCTCAACAGGAATTTTGCAATCGGCGGGGAGCTTGGACACTATACGCTTTACAAAAAGGAAACCGGTAAGGTCTATACTGAAGGATCAGCTTCCCTTTCTGGTAATCAATACCGCTATCAGTATAGCTACCCTATCTTGGTCTCAGGTGCGTATTTCCCTACTACAGAAGGAGTACTGAAACCTTACGCAGGACTAGGAATTGGTACTATTGCGCATGACCGTAGAATCGACATGGGTATTTTCTCCTCTGAGGAAACACACTGGCAGTTTGCGCTGCGACCAGAATTGGGTCTATTGGTAAGACCGGCCCAATACATTGGATTCAAAGTAGGAGCAAAATATTACCAATCCTTTAGTGGAGATGGCCTCGATGGGCAGTCCAATGTAGGCATTGACTTTGGGATTGTTTTCATCAGATAA
- a CDS encoding DUF4136 domain-containing protein encodes MFKKFQQVALGILGSLVLISCAPDGAEYVDELDIVYTNYAVEYDFAGKSTFAVPDQIVLLKNEFVDGGDDFEPDFVSPAYTASILSSIRENMRNAGYTEVNKDSNPDLIILPTVIQTNQVYFYYDWWYWNWFYPGWGPGWGWYYPGYYPPQVSNVRTGTLLMQMTDPSTVAETSQIPVVWTGVVNGLLEGDINSISNRIGETIDQAFSQSPYISR; translated from the coding sequence ATGTTTAAAAAGTTCCAGCAGGTGGCCCTAGGAATCTTGGGCTCCCTTGTACTAATTTCATGTGCGCCAGATGGTGCCGAATATGTAGACGAGCTTGACATCGTCTATACCAACTACGCTGTGGAGTACGATTTTGCAGGTAAAAGCACTTTCGCAGTTCCAGATCAAATAGTCCTCTTAAAGAATGAATTTGTAGATGGCGGAGATGATTTCGAACCGGATTTTGTGTCCCCAGCTTACACAGCTTCCATTTTGTCGAGTATCCGCGAAAACATGAGAAATGCAGGATATACGGAAGTCAATAAAGACTCTAATCCTGACCTGATTATTTTACCAACCGTAATTCAAACCAATCAGGTGTATTTCTATTATGACTGGTGGTACTGGAATTGGTTTTATCCGGGATGGGGCCCAGGATGGGGCTGGTATTATCCTGGATATTATCCTCCACAGGTCAGCAACGTACGTACCGGCACCCTTTTGATGCAAATGACTGACCCAAGTACTGTGGCGGAAACCAGCCAAATCCCTGTGGTTTGGACAGGAGTAGTTAACGGACTTTTGGAAGGCGACATCAATTCTATCAGCAATAGAATCGGCGAGACCATAGATCAAGCATTTTCTCAATCACCTTATATTTCCCGCTAA
- a CDS encoding BamA/TamA family outer membrane protein — translation MKRICIIFLWISTSFQALAQDADTVEYLPNRINNFSILPLPAIAYNPANGWMFGVAAASSWYMGAPSTTHQSNLVFNFLYTTKKQWIISSKSNVFLADDQWNLIGDWRYFITSQPTFGLGSSSPNELSMGLIGSDPVLEGEQQMDFSLIKFYETILRRVGTSKFYIGLGYHLDIHQKIESYTGETLDFEADFSHDFYNEQFGFPTDKYTLSGVSLNGIMENRDIAVSPYERNYAMISYKINPEFLGSNQSSSTLLLDYRHYFTLNPRRKRHVLAAWVYGNFLISGDLPYMNLPALGWDMFGRTGRGYAQGRFRGEQMAYTELEYRFPLQKNKDLFGGTVFVNAASFSSKLDGEKLMNTINPGYGLGLRVMINKEKRTTITADYGFGQQGNSGFYLNINESF, via the coding sequence ATGAAAAGAATCTGCATCATTTTCTTATGGATCTCGACCAGCTTTCAGGCTTTGGCGCAGGATGCAGATACGGTAGAGTACCTACCCAATAGAATCAACAACTTTAGTATTCTCCCACTACCCGCAATAGCTTACAATCCGGCCAACGGCTGGATGTTTGGAGTGGCAGCGGCGAGTTCCTGGTATATGGGGGCACCATCGACCACCCATCAGTCAAATTTGGTGTTCAACTTCCTCTACACCACCAAAAAGCAGTGGATCATCAGCTCGAAAAGCAATGTATTCCTAGCCGATGATCAGTGGAACCTGATCGGAGATTGGCGTTATTTCATCACATCCCAGCCTACATTTGGTCTGGGCAGCAGCAGCCCGAATGAGCTGAGTATGGGATTGATTGGTTCAGACCCTGTTTTGGAGGGGGAGCAGCAGATGGACTTTAGCTTAATCAAATTCTATGAAACCATCCTCAGAAGGGTTGGCACTAGTAAGTTTTATATAGGTCTAGGATACCACTTGGATATTCACCAGAAAATCGAATCCTATACCGGTGAAACACTAGATTTTGAAGCCGATTTTAGTCACGATTTCTACAATGAGCAGTTTGGTTTCCCTACAGACAAATACACGCTTTCCGGAGTTTCGTTAAATGGGATCATGGAAAACCGGGATATCGCAGTCTCACCATACGAGCGGAATTACGCGATGATTTCCTATAAAATCAATCCAGAGTTTTTGGGATCAAATCAATCCTCTTCTACCCTACTTTTGGATTACAGACATTATTTCACCCTCAACCCAAGGAGAAAACGACACGTCCTCGCAGCTTGGGTCTACGGGAATTTCCTGATTTCCGGTGATCTCCCGTACATGAACTTGCCTGCATTGGGCTGGGATATGTTTGGTAGAACTGGCAGAGGATACGCGCAAGGACGTTTTCGTGGGGAACAGATGGCTTATACGGAATTAGAGTACAGATTCCCACTTCAGAAAAACAAGGATCTTTTCGGCGGAACGGTATTTGTCAATGCTGCTTCCTTTAGCAGCAAGCTGGATGGCGAAAAGCTAATGAATACCATCAACCCAGGCTACGGTCTGGGCTTACGGGTGATGATCAACAAGGAAAAGCGGACTACCATTACTGCAGATTATGGGTTCGGTCAGCAAGGTAATTCAGGTTTTTACCTGAATATTAATGAATCATTCTAA
- a CDS encoding porin: protein MKNRVYSQPLALLILLLIGLQASIAQELDTAKAEKKETFLNHTGKGFVLKSEDGNYEMQIAARLQLRFAVPDDQDPVTFADFRNQDQRVFKINRARLKVGGHAHKPWVKYYFEYELSRSLLLDYRVMIEKWPWLNFKAGQWKVEFTRERFISSGNQQLVDRSLLNRKFTVDRQQGVEVYGNLDGGGVANFNYWAAVLTGMGRGATQNDDSNMMYFGRFQWNFLGREVPFSGGDLNISPKPAAIIAIAGVTNTSPYTRFSTSGGGNLSGFEGTNDGQYTVKQYQIETAFMYKGFSWSSEFHRKNIYDNFDEIETDLGGFYATAGYLAHQSFEFWPEPLEIAMRYAVVSPDLDIDSNKQRELALAFNWFFAGHKNKLTTELTRFTFEDKELPQDNELRFRLQLDISF from the coding sequence GTGAAAAACCGAGTCTATAGTCAACCTCTTGCCCTGCTCATTCTGCTCCTAATAGGCTTACAGGCGTCCATCGCCCAAGAACTTGATACTGCCAAAGCAGAGAAAAAAGAAACCTTTTTGAATCACACCGGAAAAGGTTTTGTATTAAAATCTGAAGACGGAAATTATGAAATGCAAATAGCGGCTAGGCTACAGCTCCGCTTTGCAGTGCCTGACGATCAGGATCCGGTGACTTTTGCAGATTTTAGAAACCAAGACCAACGCGTTTTTAAAATCAACAGAGCCAGGTTAAAAGTAGGTGGACATGCCCACAAGCCCTGGGTTAAATATTACTTTGAATATGAACTCAGCCGAAGCCTACTCCTGGACTACAGGGTGATGATCGAAAAATGGCCTTGGCTGAATTTCAAAGCAGGACAGTGGAAAGTAGAGTTTACCCGTGAGCGATTTATCAGTAGTGGTAACCAGCAGCTGGTAGACAGGTCACTTTTGAACCGAAAATTCACTGTGGACAGACAGCAAGGTGTGGAAGTTTACGGTAACCTTGATGGTGGTGGAGTAGCTAATTTCAATTACTGGGCGGCAGTGCTTACCGGAATGGGACGAGGAGCCACCCAAAATGACGACAGCAACATGATGTACTTTGGGAGGTTCCAGTGGAATTTCCTAGGGAGAGAGGTCCCATTCTCAGGTGGAGACCTCAATATTTCTCCAAAACCTGCTGCGATAATAGCCATAGCAGGTGTGACCAACACCAGCCCTTACACCAGGTTTTCCACTTCGGGTGGCGGAAACCTTTCTGGTTTTGAAGGCACAAACGATGGACAATACACCGTAAAGCAGTATCAAATCGAAACCGCATTTATGTATAAGGGTTTTTCCTGGTCCAGTGAATTCCATAGAAAAAACATCTATGACAACTTTGACGAAATAGAAACAGACCTGGGCGGGTTTTACGCTACTGCTGGCTATCTTGCTCATCAATCTTTTGAATTCTGGCCCGAACCACTTGAAATCGCCATGCGCTATGCGGTAGTGAGCCCAGATCTTGACATTGACAGCAATAAGCAAAGAGAACTGGCTCTGGCATTTAACTGGTTTTTTGCAGGACATAAAAACAAGCTGACCACAGAATTGACCCGTTTTACCTTTGAAGACAAGGAACTTCCGCAGGACAATGAACTGAGGTTTAGGCTCCAACTTGACATTTCATTCTAA